The following coding sequences are from one Methanococcoides orientis window:
- a CDS encoding DUF1699 family protein — MKIRVVSSKEEIQSLSENEEIVHLAFRPSNTDIFSLVVKCPSVKALHIPSSYKKTISKSAKMYLEMQGINLLEGDVWGHRKDINEYSEVSQSVYDRIKDYRAEGLSEEEINEKMVRETRLSPDFIEFLMKQ; from the coding sequence ATGAAGATCAGAGTTGTAAGTTCAAAAGAAGAGATCCAGTCCTTGAGTGAAAACGAAGAGATTGTACACCTTGCATTCAGACCATCAAACACAGACATATTCTCATTAGTTGTAAAATGCCCTAGTGTAAAAGCACTTCACATACCAAGCTCATACAAGAAAACAATATCCAAATCCGCCAAGATGTATCTTGAGATGCAGGGCATCAACCTTCTTGAAGGTGACGTATGGGGCCACAGAAAAGACATCAATGAGTACTCTGAAGTATCACAGAGCGTCTACGACCGTATAAAAGATTACAGGGCAGAAGGCCTTTCCGAAGAAGAGATCAATGAGAAAATGGTCAGGGAAACAAGACTCAGCCCGGATTTCATAGAGTTCCTGATGAAGCA